ATGAAGAACGAGGTGATTTCTTTAAGAAAGTTGTAATGGAGATAAGCAAAGAAAATGAAAAGAAGTAAAACACAACGCTATATTGTTAGTTTTGACAAGATGATTTTGATTGCCTACCTTTTATTATGTTTAATAGGACTGGTAGTTATGCTTGATATTTCTTCCGTCCAGAGTTCTATGCACTATTTTTACAAACAGATTCTCTTTCTGTTCATATCTACCATTCTGGCAGTTGTTATTCTTTATGTATTCAATCTGGAAAAACTTAGGGTGCTTTCTCCTTACCTTGTTTATCTTACGATAATCCTACTGATTATTGTTCTGATAAAAGGAAGCACAATAAAAGGAGCTACTCGTCAAATCGATTTGGGATTTATCAATTTCCAGCCAAGTGTTTTAGCGCGTTTAGCATTGGTTTTTTATTTCGCTCATATTTTGGACAAAAAGAACGATGAGCTGGTCAGCTCCAATACGGGTCAATTCTTCAGTAATTTATTCGCTTTATTGTTAATTACGGCTATCACTTTCATCCTAATTATTAAAGAGAAGCACTTAAGTACTTTAATAATTGGGGGAGTAACACTGTATGGGATGCTAATCTATGCAGGGGCAAAAAAACGCGTTCTTTTAACTTTGGCATTAGTTGGAATCCTTGCTGCCGGCTTAGTTTTAGTAAAAGGTGCTGACTATAGAAAAGGACGCCTCACCACTTATAAAAAGTTCAGCTTGTTTTTAAGACCCAAAGGTGAAGTTAAAATAGAAGATAGCGATTACCAAGTAAAAGAGAGTTTAACGGCTCTTTCCAGTGGTGGCCTTATTGGGACAGGAATGGCAAGAGGCAGAGCCAAACATTATTATCTTCCGGAAGCACGCACAGATTATATTTACACTGTAATCGGTGAAGAATGGGGTTTTATCGGTGCTCTAATTGTTTTTGGTTTACATTGTTTTCTCTTCTTCCGATGTATGTGGATGGCAAATTCACAGGAGAACCGATTCTTAAAATTTCTGGGAGTCGGTTTGGCAATGAATATTTTTTGTAATGTTCTGGTTAATACGGGGGTAGCTATGTCCATTTTACCTCCAACGGGAAATACTTTACCTTTTATCAGTTATGGAGGTTCCGCTTTACTAATGGATTCCATTGCTTTGGGTATGCTATTAAATATTAGCGCCCAAAGGAGATATGTATGAAGTTTGTTTTCGGTGCAGGTGGAACAGGTGGACATATAACACCAGCTTTAGCTTTGGCAGATGAATTACAAAAACATAACCACCACTCTGTCTTCATCGGAAACCGAAACAGCATAGAAGAAACACTTTGTGTTTCAGCAGGTTATCCTTTCCGGCAAATTAAAGTGCAGAAATTGTATCGCTCTTTCAAGCAGGAAAATTTACTGTTTCCTTTTTACTTAATTAGCAGCATAATAAAATCAATCCATATCCTAAAAAAAGAAAAGCCACAGGCAGTTATTTGCACAGGTGGCTTTGTTTCAGGACCTGCAGCCATCGCGGCTGCATATTTGAAAATTCCCCTTTTCTTTCACGAAAGCAATAGTTTCCCCGGTTTGGTCACCCGAAAAATGGCTAAAAAGGCAGACATAATCTTCATCTCCTTTGAAAACACGCATAAATACTTAATCCAAGCTAAGCTTGTTAATTATGGCATTCCTTTAAGAAAGACCAATCTGGATAACAATTTGCGACCTTTTGATCTAAACACTTTAGGTTTAAATGACGATATACCAACTATTATCGTCAGCGGAGGTAGCCAAGGTTCCGTGGCTATAAATAAAGTTGTCAGTTTGGCTTTACCAAGTATATTATCTCTGGGATATCAAGTAATCTGGCAAACGGGTAAAATAAGTTATGAGCAATTTACTGCCAAACACAAGGGAACGCAAGGTCTGTTTCTCTTTGATTTTTCTCCTGACTTACCAAGAATGCTTTCCAGATGTCAATTGGCTGTAACTCGTGCCGGGGCTATGACGATAGCGGAATTGGAAGAAAATCGGCTACCTGCAATTTTGATACCTCTTCCCACCGCTGCAGAAAACCATCAATATTATAATGCTTTGGCTCAACAAGATAAGGGTGTAGCTGTGCTTTTAAAACAAAGTGA
This genomic interval from Candidatus Cloacimonas sp. contains the following:
- a CDS encoding FtsW/RodA/SpoVE family cell cycle protein, producing MKRSKTQRYIVSFDKMILIAYLLLCLIGLVVMLDISSVQSSMHYFYKQILFLFISTILAVVILYVFNLEKLRVLSPYLVYLTIILLIIVLIKGSTIKGATRQIDLGFINFQPSVLARLALVFYFAHILDKKNDELVSSNTGQFFSNLFALLLITAITFILIIKEKHLSTLIIGGVTLYGMLIYAGAKKRVLLTLALVGILAAGLVLVKGADYRKGRLTTYKKFSLFLRPKGEVKIEDSDYQVKESLTALSSGGLIGTGMARGRAKHYYLPEARTDYIYTVIGEEWGFIGALIVFGLHCFLFFRCMWMANSQENRFLKFLGVGLAMNIFCNVLVNTGVAMSILPPTGNTLPFISYGGSALLMDSIALGMLLNISAQRRYV
- the murG gene encoding undecaprenyldiphospho-muramoylpentapeptide beta-N-acetylglucosaminyltransferase, with amino-acid sequence MKFVFGAGGTGGHITPALALADELQKHNHHSVFIGNRNSIEETLCVSAGYPFRQIKVQKLYRSFKQENLLFPFYLISSIIKSIHILKKEKPQAVICTGGFVSGPAAIAAAYLKIPLFFHESNSFPGLVTRKMAKKADIIFISFENTHKYLIQAKLVNYGIPLRKTNLDNNLRPFDLNTLGLNDDIPTIIVSGGSQGSVAINKVVSLALPSILSLGYQVIWQTGKISYEQFTAKHKGTQGLFLFDFSPDLPRMLSRCQLAVTRAGAMTIAELEENRLPAILIPLPTAAENHQYYNALAQQDKGVAVLLKQSELTPSTLVENIQKVSADLDNYLKRFAALPPNQAAEKIVKHILSYLQNEEE